In the genome of Chrysoperla carnea chromosome 5, inChrCarn1.1, whole genome shotgun sequence, the window tacatcttaattttatgcaaatttgtaTCTGGGGGTgctgatgtaaaaatttttaattgactcTTAGCTTCCAATTAGAGGGTGGACAAACGTGGACAAATGATGTACAAACGAATCTAATCAGTAGTTtagaaaattcgcatttttcaCAGGGCTAAAATTGTATgcttataaatcatattttgaatatttcaggCTGGCCCACTCTGGCCCATCGGCTGATGTCGAAAAATTAGTTGATGGCCAAATTCCTAAGAgaatgaaaagaaaaagaagGAAAAGTACTATTTGTAGTATCTGTCCAACAACAGACTTTGAAGAAAGTCATTCTTACAAACAGTCAAAacaagattttgaaaaaaacaatgtGCAAAAATCGAATGAAACTCAGGTAGGCGAATTTGAAAAAACAGATCAAAATGTAAGCGGATCGGAGATAAACGACCCAAGCgtagaaaaattggaaactaATTCATTATCGGATGTCATATCAACCGGATGTGTTGATGAAGAAAGTATAACTTCTTCGCCAGAAGTAACGTCTTCGTGTGTTACGCCaccaattattaataatgaagaattatcaaattttttaactgataACACAATATCAGCAGACGAAGAAAATATAACGGAAAATAATGtaatggttaaaatttcagaatattgtcgaaatttaaatttgaaaaacaatccATCAAACGAACTAGAAATTCCTATAATAGATTTAACatacaatgaatttattaagaaaGAAGATTCTGAATGTGAAATCGTAGAAATTGTAGACCAACCAACGTTTTTATCAGAACAAcaaaaagatattattaaaaaaataaaaacttgtatgttatttatttgtgGTTATGCACGTACTTTCAAGAAAACTAAGTTAGATCAAGTGGAACAAGCTCGAgaggaaatatatataattgatattattgCAAATAGAGCTAGGAcaattgaaccgattttatcTACACATTTACATTATTTCAACGATAACATGTTTAAAGCGCTACGAGACGCTATTAATGAATCGACAGCGGATAAAAACTTCACTATTGAAGACGTTAAGCATGCGTTTTACTCATTAATTATTCCATCGCAACTATTGCGAAAAGAATTTttagaaatcgaatttttaaacgaGTAGTTTTAGAAACGAAGATGCGCACTAACTTTTTGTGCGACCTTTTTTTATGTACCTATAAAcgtattaattcaataaaaaaataataataatgacaacTCGAATTTTTACAAATCAATTCGTAAACGGCTTCTATTATGGGCAGACAAGAAGCATTCAAACTACGAAAATATACGAACAGGTCCGAAAATATGCGaagattttacttttttcgttACAAGTTTATGCGCATAATGAAAGAAAAGACTACAATAATTGTggtcttttttttcattacgcGTTCCTTCAGAAATTATTTCTGTAggccttgaaaaaaaaattttgtttttaactgtaaattggttgaaaaattctgaaaaattcacaattcaaaaataaacaagattatacgaagatagaaaaagtttcaattacatataccatttgaaaagaaaaagttatttatgttttaaatcgagagTGAGTAAAACGCTCATAACGcaagcatttataatatatctcatacatcagaataacacattacagttataatttataaagatacatatttttataaattatttttaaaaaaataaatttaatctgacattttactgctccatctatgaaccataaattaaagatttctgtaaaatttataataaagtacgtaaaacaattcatggccatcttttctgatatactcaaacaattgactgagttaattgttgaaataccatgtatagacatcgTGATTAAGGAATATTCCCATTTAATACATGCTTTATAATTTGGGCTAGATTTGCGGCCTCAAGGCTAAACAACgatgtttacgaacaaatgtttcaagcaaaagttggttattttgttatcaggaacattttttacatttaaacttttgttctttctctaatggtttacaaggtaggtcccaaaacccaattgacttatgttgctcatttacaaaactcgacctcaccttttacgcccttagcacgctataaaaatttcagcgtgatatctcttttcatttttgagttatcgtgttgacaaacaGGCGGGCAGGCAATccaaaatggactaattaggtgattttatgaacacctgtaccaaaattttgttcgtagcatcaatatttcttagcgttacaaatttgggactaaacttagtataccttaatatatttcatatacctatatatggtatagaaattgaaaactgtgcatatattttagctgtatgtaaaacaatccctttgagtgttatggaaggaggataagtgagatcaagagagttGGAGGCTTTAAAACGGTGGAAGTATAGATCAaactagtatattataaatgtgaaagtaaggatgtttgtttgttacgatttcacACAACACAGTGAGGTGGGCGGGTATCAGACTAGTAATAATGTgaattaaataagaataaaataaattttttatatataataatatctaatgGAATACGAGTATCTCTTATAAAACTAATCAACTAATCGGcaatgtatgtaaaaaaaaggaaaagtgatgaaaatgaaGGTATCCAATCAAGTTCACAATAACATAAGCTCAACACTGGCGaaacattatttcaaatttggTAATTGTACTTTCAATAATTGTGTAGGTACGTCACTTCTTgtaattgcaataaaaaaaataactcgtaaaataaatactaaaagaaaaaaacgctAGTATTTCCCGTTCTACTTTTGAAAATGGGGtaaagaaattgtatttttgacgAATTaacatatttagttttatttacatttcatttttcatacaattttgcATTTCCTTTTTTCCTTATTAGTATGTAAATTTCCCAAAAACGGTAAGATATTtcttacactgaaaaaaaaaaattaaaataatgacaacctcatcccgaagttggccgttacataaagtaaaagtaaaaatactttcaaataattGCCTAaagattggaacaagtacagctaaatatttgtatttacaattgaatttaaaatatgaatacattgatacaaaatcaatgaagtgaaataaacaaattcattacttctatgaaagacatttaatttagtttaaagtcatgcattatagtgatggaaaataaaattatacttggttagaatatataatcgtgtaaataaagcgaaccgatgaattaatagtaaatttcattacgtttgctttaaatagaggatttggCTATAATAATGATCGCATATCtctcatgtctagtccataaatggaatttcgtgttttgataaaatactgttttctgaagggaaaaaatacagagtccggaaactcattatcaagccaagtttttgcttccactgtattttttcccttcagaaaacagtattttatcaaaacacgaaattcctttttttccatttttttcacaataacaaaagttgcttcacaaaagacgctctatctcacaaactaattgacttacagacgtcaaattttgacacgaatcatttgaaggttggtactatataaaaataatatgcatttaatactagcgacgccatctatgtgtcagaccggggacttatcagccaacctattatgtgattgagccaactacatgaagattgttgttactaacttacagacAAACtgcttattgatcatttttataatgtatactattttttgttatatatgcaTCAAGCATTCATTAATAGCGCAGTTGGCTAAGCTGTAATGTGACTTctaagacactaaaatcaataatagTCCATacgtcgctggttcaaatccgaccATAAGAAatctatctaattttttttctaaataaacctattagcaggtataaaccttttttttacctgctcatgtagttgtgataatcacatcagtattttgatgttgattgtttaaaactatgttgcatttcaaaacaacaatatttgaaatttttagacagtatattactttcatacaaacaattcatgcgtttgtgtcaacttcaccactcaatccCGTAcagtagttgtatcacattcatggaaccattcgccatatttgatctcgtgATGAGGTTGAGATAAC includes:
- the LOC123301265 gene encoding uncharacterized protein LOC123301265 — encoded protein: MENMNTTLAHSGPSADVEKLVDGQIPKRMKRKRRKSTICSICPTTDFEESHSYKQSKQDFEKNNVQKSNETQVGEFEKTDQNVSGSEINDPSVEKLETNSLSDVISTGCVDEESITSSPEVTSSCVTPPIINNEELSNFLTDNTISADEENITENNVMVKISEYCRNLNLKNNPSNELEIPIIDLTYNEFIKKEDSECEIVEIVDQPTFLSEQQKDIIKKIKTCMLFICGYARTFKKTKLDQVEQAREEIYIIDIIANRARTIEPILSTHLHYFNDNMFKALRDAINESTADKNFTIEDVKHAFYSLIIPSQLLRKEFLEIEFLNE